One genomic region from Neoarius graeffei isolate fNeoGra1 chromosome 4, fNeoGra1.pri, whole genome shotgun sequence encodes:
- the LOC132884583 gene encoding general transcription factor II-I repeat domain-containing protein 2-like, whose translation MRADKLSKLKSILLAQQNTFVRQAQLNQSSVRASFRVAQLIASSGKPFTDGEFVKKCLNAVAEEVCPEKKDVFNAVSLLVTTITRHIEELGGNVYAQLQQKTKEYDFFSLALDESTDVQDTAQLLIFIRGVSANFEMCEDLAALQSLKGTTTGEDIFGKVCQTMEDLNLDWSKLVSITTDGAPSMVGTSRGLIGLVNREMEERGLIAPLQVHCLIHQQALCCKVLKWDSVMKIVASCINFIRAKGLKHRQFQQFLSELESVHGDVLYYTEVRWLSRGRVLRCFYELLPEINAFLHSKDKMVPELIDPEWKWHLAFLTDVIEILNSLNLQLQGQGKLICDMYSHIKAFEVKLALLLDQVKNNNFIHLPATQNLSTENPAVPFPAEKCVEALEMLKAEFGVRFRELHVNAKDIRLFQNPFVSDIDEAQPSYQFELAELQNCDALKDAFKPNSLIDFYAALPNNTYPNIKKHAMKMSTAFGSTYICEQTFSCMNHLKTPMRSRLTDEHLHQCLRLAVTKMEPDIELLTSQMQAHSSH comes from the coding sequence ATGCGAGCAGACAAACTCTCAAAGCTAAAAAGTATACTGTTAGCTCAGCAGAATACATTTGTACGCCAAGCTCAGCTGAACCAGTCGTCTGTTCGAGCGAGCTTTCGGGTTGCTCAACTGATAGCTAGCAGCGGTAAACCTTTCACTGATGGAGAATTTGTCAAGAAATGTTTGAATGCTGTCgcggaggaggtgtgtcccgagaaGAAAGATGTCTTTAATGCCGTGAGTCTGTTGGTGACTACAATCACAAGACACATTGAAGAACTTGGGGGTAATGTATATGCCCAGCTGCAGCAGAAGACGAAAGAATATGACTTTTTTTCATTAgcactggatgagagcacagatgtgCAGGACACAGCGCAGCTGCTAATTTTTATTCGTGGAGTTAGCGCAAACTTTGAAATGTGCGAGGATCTGGCAGCCCTCCAAAGTCTCAAAGGGACTACGACGGGGGAGGATATTTTTGGCAAAGTATGCCAAACCATGGAAGACTTGAATCTGGACTGGTCAAAGCTTGTTAGCATCACGACTGACGGAGCTCCTAGTATGGTGGGCACGTCTCGGGGTCTGATCGGGCTCGTGAACCGGGAGATGGAAGAACGGGGTCTTATCGCCCCGCTACAAGTCCACTGCCTAATTCACCAGCAAGCACTGTGCTGCAAAGTGTTGAAGTGGGATTCTGTCATGAAGATTGTGGCGTCATGCATAAACTTCATCAGGGCAAAGGGACTTAAACACAGGCAGTTCCAACAATTCCTGTCTGAACTGGAGTCTGTGCATGGCGATGTGCTTTACTACACAGAGGTCAGATGGTTGAGCCGCGGCAGAGTTTTGAGGTGTTTTTATGAGCTGCTACCTGAGATAAACGCATTTCTTCATTCAAAAGACAAAATGGTCCCCGAGCTGATCGACCCAGAATGGAAATGGCACCTAGCATTTTTAACAGACgtgatagaaatactgaacagccTTAACTTGCAGCTACAAGGCCAAGGGAAACTAATCTGCGACATGTATTCCCACATAAAAGCATTTGAGGTGAAACTAGCGCTGCTTTTGGATCAAGTGAAAAACAACAACTTCATCCATCTTCCTGCTACCCAAAACCTCTCTACAGAGAACCCAGCGGTCCCGTTCCCAGCTGAAAAGTGTGTGGAAGCACTGGAAATGCTGAAGGCGGAGTTCGGTGTGCGATTCCGTGAACTACATGTTAATGCAAAAGATATCCGCCTTTTCCAGAACCCCTTTGTTTCCGACATTGACGAAGCCCAGCCTTCTTATCAGTTTGAGTTGGCCGAGTTACAGAACTGTGATGCCCTGAAAGATGCATTCAAGCCCAACAGTCTCATTGACTTCTATGCCGCCCTCCCAAACAACACGTACCCAAACATTAAAAAACACGCAATGAAGATGTCCACAGCTTTTGGCAGCACGTATATCTGTGAGCAAACCTTTTCATGCATGAACCACCTGAAAACTCCGATGAGATCAAGATTGACAGATGAACATCTCCATCAGTGTTTGAGACTTGCTGTGACTAAAATGGAACCTGACATTGAACTTCTCACCAGCCAGATGCAGGCCCACAGTTCACACTGA